One genomic region from Flagellimonas oceani encodes:
- a CDS encoding DUF6909 family protein → MMATEVKQTTRAQESTNAIERLYITMRHLLNRGFYKPSGVSGNALRTALLLLRPEIYGTIAEEKAELNGLIYVLERLPEGIEECRFINLTSDEGFAKSHLRPIVPPKRRRNCYRIDDEQMNIEITRGRSDIYDILTHLTFLFVESGKISKRVLVDDGTSTIRDWDKLSEFVLLEEKDNEQREVALIHCANILGRTFDEVVNIQNKLKTPEDPDRFLNVIYWLGKLAIEEETTGNKRTITFSPLLRERLGHHIHGEKWADKIKATLKEHNLMSRPLHIISANMHSVMNSLFAKKALAEEFPDNESLDIYEALGSDKNRSLNKKVKNLAQSNGMIFLDDESGANIDVQIFDTAKFGSESCCYQLPADVPEEEKPVIFVMDYAFGEQAYETIDELLKPMEDGKEKIFLNVDSVSIMGKAGILEGGKGDLMIPSAHIFEGTADNYPFNNELSGSDFEGHGLKVMEGTMVTVLGTSLQNRDILQFFNESTWNVIGLEMEGVHYQKAIQSASQIRKSIKKDVKVRYAYYASDNPLETGSTLASGGLGTTGVKPTYLITDRILKQIFNS, encoded by the coding sequence ATGATGGCAACAGAAGTAAAACAGACTACTAGGGCGCAAGAGTCCACCAATGCGATCGAACGCTTGTACATCACCATGCGCCATTTGCTAAATAGGGGATTCTATAAGCCCTCCGGCGTTTCCGGCAATGCACTCAGAACAGCACTTTTATTGCTCCGCCCCGAAATTTATGGGACCATTGCAGAAGAAAAGGCCGAACTTAACGGATTGATCTATGTGTTGGAGCGACTGCCCGAAGGGATAGAAGAGTGCCGTTTTATCAACCTAACATCCGATGAGGGTTTTGCAAAATCACATTTAAGGCCCATTGTACCCCCAAAGCGAAGAAGAAACTGCTACCGCATTGACGACGAGCAGATGAACATCGAAATTACAAGGGGCAGAAGTGATATTTACGACATTTTGACCCACCTTACCTTTTTGTTCGTTGAGTCCGGTAAAATCTCGAAAAGGGTTTTGGTAGATGACGGAACGTCTACCATAAGGGACTGGGACAAGTTGAGCGAGTTTGTTCTTTTGGAGGAAAAGGACAATGAGCAAAGGGAAGTTGCTTTGATTCATTGTGCCAATATTTTGGGGAGGACTTTTGATGAGGTAGTAAACATTCAAAACAAACTGAAGACCCCCGAAGACCCAGACCGCTTTTTGAACGTAATTTACTGGCTCGGCAAATTGGCCATTGAGGAGGAGACCACCGGCAATAAGAGAACCATTACCTTCAGTCCGTTGCTAAGGGAACGATTGGGACATCATATCCATGGAGAAAAGTGGGCCGATAAAATCAAGGCTACTCTTAAGGAGCACAACCTGATGTCCAGGCCGCTTCATATCATAAGCGCCAATATGCACAGTGTAATGAACTCGCTCTTTGCCAAAAAAGCATTGGCCGAGGAGTTTCCGGACAATGAATCTTTGGATATTTATGAAGCCTTGGGCTCCGATAAGAACAGGTCGCTCAATAAAAAGGTGAAGAATTTGGCCCAAAGCAATGGAATGATCTTTCTGGATGACGAGTCCGGTGCGAACATTGATGTCCAAATTTTTGATACCGCCAAATTTGGAAGCGAAAGCTGTTGTTACCAGCTCCCGGCAGATGTTCCAGAGGAAGAAAAACCCGTTATATTTGTGATGGACTATGCCTTTGGGGAACAGGCCTACGAGACTATCGATGAGCTTTTGAAACCGATGGAAGATGGTAAGGAAAAGATTTTTCTTAATGTAGATTCGGTATCCATAATGGGAAAAGCTGGAATACTGGAAGGCGGCAAAGGAGACTTGATGATTCCTTCCGCACATATTTTCGAGGGTACGGCGGATAATTATCCCTTCAACAACGAACTCAGTGGTTCCGATTTTGAAGGGCACGGTTTGAAGGTCATGGAAGGGACCATGGTTACCGTATTGGGAACATCGCTTCAAAACAGGGATATTCTACAGTTTTTCAACGAATCCACTTGGAACGTGATCGGATTGGAAATGGAAGGGGTGCACTATCAAAAAGCGATACAATCGGCATCGCAGATACGAAAGAGCATCAAGAAAGATGTGAAGGTAAGATACGCTTACTATGCATCGGACAATCCCTTGGAGACCGGGAGCACTTTAGCTTCGGGCGGACTGGGAACAACAGGGGTAAAACCCACATATTTGATAACGGACAGAATTTTAAAACAAATATTCAATTCATAG
- the rfbB gene encoding dTDP-glucose 4,6-dehydratase, with product MEKKNILITGGAGFIGSHVVRRFVELYGEYQIFNLDALTYAGNLENLKDIEQAPNYSFVKGDITDAGFVNDLFSQINFDGIIHLAAESHVDRSISDPLSFVRTNVLGTVNLLNASLQSSKANPAFLFYHISTDEVFGSLGQEGLFNESTAYDPNSPYSASKASSDHFVRAYGETYDLRYVISNCSNNYGPNQFPEKLIPLFINNIIKNKPLPVYGDGNYTRDWLYVKDHAEAIDLVFHKGRKGETYNIGGFNEWKNIELTRLLCQLMDKKLGRKEGTSEKLITFVKDRPGHDLRYAIDASKINKELGWKPSVTFEEGLEKTIDWYFENQKWLDQVTSGNYREYYQKQYQEYNS from the coding sequence ATGGAGAAGAAAAATATTTTGATTACCGGAGGAGCTGGTTTTATCGGCTCTCATGTGGTTCGGCGGTTTGTTGAACTATATGGGGAGTATCAAATTTTTAATCTAGATGCCTTGACTTATGCTGGAAATCTGGAAAACCTGAAAGATATAGAGCAAGCCCCAAACTATTCATTTGTTAAAGGAGATATTACTGATGCGGGTTTTGTAAACGATCTTTTCTCCCAAATCAATTTTGATGGGATAATTCATTTGGCCGCGGAATCCCATGTGGACCGGTCTATATCTGACCCCTTATCTTTTGTGCGAACGAATGTTTTGGGCACCGTCAATTTGTTGAACGCCTCATTACAATCGTCAAAAGCGAACCCCGCCTTTTTGTTTTATCATATCAGTACCGATGAGGTTTTCGGAAGCTTGGGGCAGGAAGGGCTTTTCAATGAAAGTACGGCGTACGACCCAAACTCGCCTTACTCGGCATCCAAGGCAAGCTCTGACCATTTTGTAAGGGCCTATGGTGAAACGTATGATTTGCGGTATGTTATTTCTAACTGCTCCAACAATTACGGCCCCAATCAATTCCCCGAAAAATTAATACCGTTGTTCATCAATAATATCATAAAAAACAAGCCATTGCCCGTTTATGGTGATGGCAACTATACCCGCGATTGGTTGTATGTAAAAGATCATGCAGAGGCCATCGATTTGGTATTTCATAAAGGAAGAAAAGGAGAAACCTACAACATAGGCGGTTTCAATGAATGGAAGAATATAGAATTGACCCGCTTGCTATGCCAACTAATGGACAAAAAACTTGGAAGAAAGGAGGGAACATCAGAAAAACTCATAACCTTTGTAAAAGACCGCCCAGGACATGATCTAAGATATGCCATAGACGCATCCAAAATAAATAAAGAATTAGGCTGGAAGCCTTCGGTCACCTTTGAGGAAGGGCTCGAAAAGACCATAGATTGGTATTTTGAAAACCAAAAATGGTTGGACCAGGTCACGTCGGGTAATTATCGTGAATATTACCAAAAACAATATCAAGAATACAACTCATGA
- the neuB gene encoding N-acetylneuraminate synthase: MKRVQIIAEAGVNHNGDLELAKQLIDVAASAGVDYVKFQTFNAKSLVSKSAKKADYQIENTKSKDGGQLSMLSKLELSKENHYVLKEYCDYKGVKFLSTGFDLDSLQFLYDFGLQLFKIPSGEITNLPYLRKIGEFNKKTILSTGMADIKEISDALNILIEAGTNKSNITVLHCNTEYPTPMEDVNLNAMKTIRDLLEVQVGYSDHTLGIEVPTAAVALGAKVIEKHFTLDRNMEGPDHKASLEPEELKDMVTAIRNIELALGTGKKAPSQSEMKNKTIARKSIVAQTRIKKGEIFTEKNLTVKRPGNGISPMKWDQLLGTKATKDYEEDDLI; encoded by the coding sequence GTGAAAAGAGTACAAATTATTGCAGAAGCCGGAGTTAATCATAATGGAGACCTTGAGTTGGCCAAGCAACTGATTGATGTTGCCGCATCCGCTGGTGTAGATTACGTCAAATTCCAGACATTCAATGCCAAAAGTTTGGTAAGCAAATCGGCCAAAAAGGCAGATTATCAAATAGAAAACACGAAATCAAAGGATGGTGGACAGCTCTCAATGCTATCGAAATTGGAGCTCTCAAAGGAAAACCATTATGTTTTAAAAGAATATTGTGACTATAAAGGAGTAAAGTTTCTTTCAACAGGTTTTGACCTAGACAGCCTTCAGTTTTTGTACGATTTTGGACTGCAGCTCTTCAAAATCCCCTCGGGCGAAATTACCAACCTACCTTATCTTAGAAAAATAGGCGAGTTTAACAAGAAAACCATACTTTCAACAGGTATGGCAGATATTAAGGAAATATCGGATGCTTTGAACATCCTAATAGAAGCCGGAACGAATAAATCTAACATAACTGTTTTGCATTGTAATACCGAGTACCCCACACCAATGGAGGACGTTAATTTGAACGCTATGAAGACCATACGAGATTTATTAGAAGTTCAAGTCGGGTATTCTGACCACACGCTCGGAATCGAGGTTCCAACAGCCGCGGTTGCCTTAGGTGCTAAGGTGATAGAAAAACACTTCACTCTGGACCGAAACATGGAGGGTCCAGACCACAAAGCTTCCTTGGAACCAGAGGAGCTTAAGGATATGGTAACTGCTATTCGTAATATCGAATTAGCTTTAGGGACAGGAAAAAAGGCTCCTAGTCAAAGTGAAATGAAAAACAAAACTATTGCAAGGAAGAGCATAGTAGCACAAACGAGAATAAAAAAAGGTGAAATATTTACAGAGAAAAATTTGACCGTGAAAAGGCCGGGCAATGGTATTTCACCGATGAAATGGGACCAGCTTCTTGGGACAAAAGCTACCAAGGACTATGAAGAAGATGATTTGATATGA
- the rfbD gene encoding dTDP-4-dehydrorhamnose reductase, protein MVRILVTGAGGQLGQTLQNNAQKFTVFSFDFKLSNELDVTEPAQLFDVFKQGQYDFCINCAAYTNVEEAEKQPQKAMNVNAEGAKQLAEVCKMHGTTLIHISTDYVFDGKKKAGYTVADKTNPINVYGKSKLAGEKFIQQIQPNHYIIRTSWLYSKKYGHNFYRAIVRKALAGEDLNITDAQKGCPTNAESLAKFILNEIVLGEKPFGIYHFTDGKPMTWYDFAKQILNENGLTDKVNLVLEPNYRTLAKRPKNSVLE, encoded by the coding sequence ATGGTACGAATCTTGGTGACAGGAGCTGGCGGGCAACTTGGTCAAACCCTGCAAAATAACGCCCAAAAATTTACCGTTTTTAGTTTTGACTTTAAACTATCCAATGAGTTGGATGTTACAGAGCCCGCCCAATTATTTGATGTTTTTAAGCAAGGGCAGTATGATTTCTGCATCAATTGCGCTGCTTATACAAATGTTGAAGAAGCAGAAAAACAGCCCCAAAAAGCCATGAATGTGAATGCCGAGGGAGCAAAACAACTTGCGGAAGTTTGTAAAATGCATGGTACGACTTTGATTCATATTTCCACGGATTATGTTTTCGATGGGAAAAAAAAAGCGGGGTACACCGTGGCAGATAAAACCAATCCAATCAACGTATATGGAAAATCCAAGTTGGCCGGGGAAAAGTTTATTCAACAGATTCAACCCAACCATTATATAATCCGCACATCTTGGTTGTACAGTAAGAAATACGGGCACAATTTTTACAGAGCAATAGTGAGAAAGGCTTTGGCGGGAGAGGACTTGAATATCACGGATGCCCAAAAAGGGTGCCCCACCAACGCAGAGTCATTGGCCAAATTTATTTTGAACGAAATCGTGTTGGGAGAAAAACCTTTTGGTATTTACCATTTTACGGATGGAAAACCGATGACATGGTATGATTTTGCCAAACAAATATTGAATGAGAATGGTCTGACGGATAAGGTCAATCTTGTTTTGGAGCCTAATTATCGTACTTTAGCAAAGAGGCCAAAGAACAGTGTTCTTGAATGA
- the rfbC gene encoding dTDP-4-dehydrorhamnose 3,5-epimerase — translation MKATETKLKGCFIIEPEIFEDERGYFFESFNHRAFCEAIGREVNFVQDNQSFSKKGVLRGLHFQKGEHAQAKLVSVLQGRIQDVVVDLRKDSPTFAQHLSIELSCDNKKQLFVPRGFAHGFLTLSESAEVFYKCDNYYNKEAEGGIKYDNSDLGIKWRLKNSDIVLSNKDKVLSNLMDKF, via the coding sequence ATAAAAGCGACAGAGACGAAACTAAAAGGATGCTTTATCATAGAACCGGAAATTTTTGAAGATGAACGGGGGTATTTCTTTGAGAGCTTTAATCACAGAGCGTTTTGTGAAGCTATTGGCCGAGAGGTAAATTTTGTACAGGATAACCAATCCTTCTCAAAAAAAGGAGTGTTGCGTGGATTGCATTTTCAAAAAGGAGAGCATGCCCAGGCCAAGTTGGTTTCGGTGTTACAAGGAAGAATTCAGGATGTAGTGGTTGATTTGCGTAAAGATTCTCCTACCTTTGCGCAGCATTTATCCATAGAGTTAAGTTGTGATAACAAGAAGCAGTTATTTGTTCCACGAGGATTTGCCCATGGGTTTTTAACATTGAGCGAATCAGCAGAGGTATTTTACAAGTGCGATAATTATTATAATAAAGAGGCTGAGGGGGGGATTAAGTATGATAATTCGGATTTAGGTATCAAGTGGAGATTGAAAAATAGCGACATTGTACTGTCTAATAAAGATAAAGTTTTATCGAATTTAATGGATAAATTTTAG
- a CDS encoding NeuD/PglB/VioB family sugar acetyltransferase — MIELILLGGGGHCESVIEVILGLREYTIRGILDPSYNSSKPQEVMGFPILGDDTDIVKHVNKQRQFVITVGQIKSSQVRRNLFDLVTDNGGKLPVIIAKSAYVSSSAKLSEGTVVLHNAFVNANTQIGNCCILNTGAIVEHGCTIGSFTHVSTGSILNGEVVCGENVFIGSGTVLNQGVSLADNVIIASGSLVRKSIDFPSIYGGNPLKRIM, encoded by the coding sequence ATGATAGAATTAATACTACTAGGAGGTGGAGGCCATTGCGAGTCAGTAATCGAGGTTATTTTAGGTCTACGAGAATATACCATTCGCGGGATTCTTGACCCAAGTTACAATTCATCAAAACCACAGGAAGTTATGGGTTTTCCAATATTAGGAGATGATACGGATATAGTGAAACATGTAAACAAGCAGCGTCAATTTGTTATTACTGTGGGACAGATAAAAAGTAGTCAAGTTAGAAGGAATCTTTTTGACTTGGTTACCGATAACGGAGGCAAGCTACCCGTGATTATAGCAAAATCAGCCTATGTATCGTCATCTGCCAAACTTTCAGAAGGAACTGTCGTACTTCATAATGCATTCGTAAACGCAAATACCCAGATAGGCAACTGCTGCATCCTAAATACGGGCGCTATTGTAGAACACGGTTGTACAATAGGAAGTTTCACGCATGTTTCAACAGGGTCAATACTTAATGGTGAAGTGGTTTGTGGAGAAAATGTTTTTATTGGTAGTGGGACAGTCTTGAATCAAGGTGTTTCGCTTGCTGACAATGTTATAATAGCATCGGGCAGTCTTGTGAGAAAGAGTATTGATTTCCCAAGCATATATGGAGGCAATCCGTTAAAAAGAATAATGTGA
- a CDS encoding LegC family aminotransferase gives MCQATIDFIRELYGRKDFIPLHEPIFNGNEKKYLNNCIDSTFVSSVGKYVDYFEEMVVDFTGAKFAVATVNGTAALHIGLLLSDVKRDDEVITQPLTFVATCNAISYIGAHPLFIDVDKNTLSLSPEKLLTFLQTNTEQVDGRCKNKLTGRLIKAMVPMHTFGHPGRIKEIAKIANDFNIELVEDAAESLGSYYDGIHTGLFGKMGTLSFNGNKTITTGGGGMLVTNDEGLAKRAKHLTTTAKIPHKWEFDHDTIGFNYRLPNINAALGCAQMERLTSIIENKRETAKKYQTFFSAMEEVSFVVEPKNARSNYWLNAIILKDRKERDSFLEQTNRNGVMTRPVWKLMNHLDMFKNTLPTDLENAQWLEDRIVNIPSSAVI, from the coding sequence ATGTGCCAAGCAACCATTGACTTTATTCGCGAATTGTATGGGCGGAAGGATTTTATCCCATTGCATGAACCTATATTTAATGGCAACGAAAAAAAGTATTTGAACAATTGTATAGATTCTACATTTGTTTCAAGCGTTGGAAAATATGTTGATTATTTTGAGGAAATGGTTGTGGATTTTACTGGAGCCAAATTTGCCGTTGCCACTGTAAATGGGACCGCAGCCCTACATATAGGCCTTTTATTGTCGGATGTAAAGAGGGATGATGAGGTAATAACACAACCTTTAACATTTGTCGCCACTTGCAATGCAATAAGTTATATTGGGGCCCATCCTCTTTTTATTGATGTGGATAAAAATACGTTGAGTTTGTCTCCTGAAAAACTATTAACTTTTTTGCAAACCAATACCGAACAAGTGGATGGGCGTTGTAAAAACAAACTTACAGGCAGGCTTATTAAAGCCATGGTTCCCATGCATACTTTTGGGCACCCGGGAAGAATAAAGGAAATCGCCAAGATTGCAAATGACTTCAACATTGAATTGGTTGAAGACGCAGCAGAATCGTTAGGCAGCTATTATGATGGGATACACACTGGCTTATTCGGAAAGATGGGAACACTCAGCTTTAATGGCAACAAGACTATAACTACCGGTGGTGGTGGTATGTTAGTCACAAACGACGAAGGTTTAGCTAAGAGAGCCAAACATCTCACTACAACTGCAAAGATTCCACATAAATGGGAGTTTGATCACGATACAATCGGCTTTAACTATCGTCTACCAAATATTAATGCTGCCTTGGGCTGCGCTCAAATGGAAAGATTAACTTCTATTATTGAAAATAAAAGAGAGACAGCCAAAAAGTACCAAACCTTTTTTAGCGCCATGGAGGAAGTTAGCTTTGTTGTAGAGCCTAAAAATGCACGGAGTAACTATTGGTTAAATGCAATCATTTTAAAGGACCGTAAGGAGAGAGATTCTTTCTTGGAACAAACCAACAGAAACGGTGTAATGACTAGACCTGTTTGGAAATTAATGAATCATTTGGATATGTTTAAAAACACTTTGCCAACGGATTTAGAAAACGCACAATGGTTGGAAGATAGGATTGTTAATATACCTAGCAGTGCAGTAATATGA
- a CDS encoding UDP-N-acetylglucosamine 4,6-dehydratase gives MDNILSLIGRKNELFGEDIKAHEEILLQKIINSSFLVLGGAGSIGQAVTKEIFKRNPKKLHVVDISENNLVELVRDIRSSLGYIDGDFSTYALDIGSDEYDAFIASDGKYDYVLNLSALKHVRSEKDPFTLMRMINVNIFNTDKTIRQAIEGGAKKYFCVSTDKAANPVNMMGASKRIMELFLMYRSENISISTARFANVAFSDGSLLHGFEKRISKKQPLVAPTDIKRYFVTPKESGELCLMSCIFGENRDIFFPKLSEELHLITFSEIAEKYLISRGLSPILCESEEEARNLAKSLPNNNQWPCLFVSSDTTGEKDFEEFFTKNETLDMNRFINLGVIKNKAGHDVEKIRLFEKSIAEMKSKGGWSKEQIVSLFHQMIPGFGHLEKGKYLDSKM, from the coding sequence ATGGACAATATATTATCCTTGATTGGAAGAAAAAATGAGCTCTTCGGGGAGGATATTAAGGCTCATGAAGAGATACTATTACAAAAAATCATAAACTCATCTTTTTTGGTTTTAGGAGGAGCTGGTTCAATAGGACAAGCCGTTACCAAAGAAATCTTTAAAAGAAACCCCAAAAAACTTCATGTTGTTGACATAAGTGAAAATAATTTGGTTGAACTGGTAAGGGATATTCGAAGTTCATTGGGATACATAGATGGAGATTTTTCAACCTATGCCTTAGATATTGGTTCGGATGAATATGATGCATTTATAGCATCAGACGGGAAATATGACTATGTTTTGAATTTATCTGCTCTAAAACATGTCCGAAGTGAGAAAGACCCCTTTACCCTGATGCGAATGATTAACGTAAATATTTTTAACACTGACAAAACAATAAGACAGGCTATAGAAGGGGGAGCTAAAAAATACTTTTGTGTTTCAACGGATAAAGCAGCAAACCCGGTAAACATGATGGGTGCCTCCAAGCGCATTATGGAGCTGTTTTTGATGTACAGAAGTGAGAACATATCTATTTCTACAGCCAGGTTCGCCAACGTTGCTTTTTCTGACGGGTCTCTTTTACATGGCTTTGAAAAGCGAATTTCAAAAAAACAGCCGTTAGTAGCCCCAACTGACATAAAGCGGTATTTTGTGACCCCAAAAGAGTCGGGAGAACTATGTTTAATGTCATGTATTTTTGGGGAAAACAGGGATATATTCTTTCCCAAATTGAGCGAGGAACTGCATTTAATCACCTTTTCCGAGATTGCTGAAAAATACCTAATAAGTAGGGGGCTATCACCTATTTTATGTGAATCGGAAGAGGAAGCCCGTAATTTGGCCAAAAGCCTACCAAATAATAATCAATGGCCATGTCTGTTTGTAAGCAGTGATACCACGGGAGAAAAGGATTTCGAGGAGTTTTTCACGAAAAATGAAACTCTGGACATGAATAGATTTATCAACTTGGGAGTAATAAAGAACAAGGCAGGACATGATGTAGAAAAAATTAGATTATTTGAGAAATCCATAGCTGAGATGAAATCTAAGGGCGGCTGGTCGAAGGAGCAAATAGTTTCCTTGTTCCATCAAATGATACCAGGTTTTGGCCATTTGGAAAAAGGAAAATATTTAGATAGTAAAATGTAA
- a CDS encoding GH3 auxin-responsive promoter family protein, which yields MSLKAFAAKIFANRIAKKTKKWVDQPVKTQQKVFNHLVAQGKGTVFGKDHQFENIRSHQDFVARVPIRDYEELKGYVQQIIDGKQDVLWPGKPIYFAKTSGTTSGAKYIPITKPSIKNQVEASRNAILNYIHETGNADFVDGRMIFLQGSPELEEKNGIKLGRLSGISAHYVPNYLQKNRLPSWETNCIEDWETKVDKIVEETEKENMSVIAGIPSWVQMYFEKLNAKTGKKVGELFKEFQLFIYGGVNYEPYRAKFENLIGRKVDSIELFPASEGFFAYQNSQKEKGMLLLLDAGIFYEFVKADEFFDENPKRLTIADVELGVDYAMVISTDAGLWGYNLGDTVRFVSKNPYKIVVSGRIKHFISAFGEHVIAKEVEEALRLAVEQTDALVNEFTVAPQTNPAEGELPYHEWFIEFEREPTDMKKFQGIMEESMKQQNSYYFDLIDGNILQTLKISSIKPNGFQDYMKSIGKLGGQNKVQRLANDRKVADGLQPFKIS from the coding sequence ATGTCCTTAAAAGCATTTGCTGCAAAAATATTTGCGAACCGAATCGCCAAAAAAACCAAAAAATGGGTAGACCAACCCGTGAAAACCCAACAAAAGGTTTTCAACCACTTGGTAGCGCAGGGCAAGGGCACCGTTTTTGGCAAAGACCATCAGTTTGAAAACATAAGGTCCCACCAAGATTTTGTAGCGCGTGTTCCCATACGCGATTACGAGGAGCTAAAGGGATACGTGCAACAAATCATTGATGGTAAACAAGATGTACTGTGGCCAGGAAAGCCCATCTATTTTGCAAAGACCTCGGGAACTACTTCTGGGGCCAAATACATTCCCATTACCAAACCATCCATTAAAAATCAGGTGGAAGCCTCAAGGAACGCCATTCTCAATTACATACACGAAACCGGGAACGCCGACTTTGTAGATGGCCGGATGATTTTTTTACAAGGTAGCCCGGAGCTAGAGGAAAAGAATGGCATCAAACTGGGCCGTCTTTCGGGGATTTCTGCCCATTATGTGCCGAATTACCTTCAAAAAAACCGATTGCCGAGCTGGGAAACCAATTGTATTGAGGATTGGGAGACCAAGGTGGACAAAATTGTTGAGGAGACCGAGAAAGAGAATATGTCGGTCATAGCGGGAATACCATCTTGGGTGCAGATGTACTTTGAAAAACTTAACGCCAAGACAGGGAAAAAGGTCGGTGAACTTTTCAAAGAGTTTCAGTTGTTCATTTATGGAGGGGTGAATTACGAACCTTACCGTGCTAAATTTGAAAATCTTATCGGAAGAAAGGTGGACAGTATTGAGCTTTTTCCTGCCAGTGAAGGATTTTTTGCCTATCAAAATTCCCAAAAGGAAAAGGGAATGTTGTTGCTATTGGACGCAGGCATTTTTTATGAGTTTGTAAAGGCCGATGAATTTTTTGATGAAAACCCCAAACGATTGACCATTGCAGATGTGGAACTGGGCGTTGATTATGCGATGGTAATTTCCACAGATGCCGGGCTTTGGGGCTATAATCTTGGCGATACCGTTCGGTTTGTTTCCAAAAACCCATACAAAATAGTGGTTTCGGGCCGCATTAAACATTTTATTTCCGCTTTTGGGGAACATGTGATTGCCAAGGAGGTTGAAGAAGCATTACGACTTGCGGTTGAACAGACCGACGCTCTGGTAAACGAATTTACCGTAGCCCCGCAGACCAATCCAGCGGAGGGAGAACTGCCCTATCATGAATGGTTCATCGAATTTGAAAGGGAGCCAACGGACATGAAAAAGTTCCAGGGCATCATGGAGGAAAGCATGAAACAGCAGAACAGTTACTATTTTGACCTTATTGATGGAAATATTCTTCAAACATTGAAAATAAGCAGCATCAAACCAAATGGTTTTCAGGATTATATGAAATCCATCGGTAAACTGGGAGGTCAGAACAAGGTCCAACGCCTTGCCAACGACCGAAAAGTGGCCGACGGACTCCAACCATTTAAAATTAGTTGA
- the rfbA gene encoding glucose-1-phosphate thymidylyltransferase RfbA, with amino-acid sequence MKGIILAGGTGSRLHPLTLSVSKQLMPIYDKPMIYYPLSTLMYAGIREILIISTPKDLPLFRELLGDGQKYGCSFTFAAQESPNGLAEAFIIGEDFIGRDKVALILGDNIFYGAGLSKLLQENSDPEGGVIYAYRVNDPQRYGVVEFDEEGKAISIEEKPKKPKSNYVVPGIYFYDNDVVSIAKNIQPSSRGELEITDVNKAYLKKGKLSVSILDRGTAWLDTGTFQALMQASQFVEVIEERQGLITGSIEVAAYEMGYINENQLKELAEPLMKSGYGKRLLGILNKEE; translated from the coding sequence ATGAAAGGAATCATACTGGCAGGAGGAACCGGTAGCAGGCTGCACCCACTTACCCTTTCGGTGAGCAAGCAGCTGATGCCCATTTACGACAAGCCAATGATTTATTATCCTTTGTCCACCTTAATGTATGCCGGAATCAGGGAAATTCTTATTATTTCAACCCCAAAAGACCTTCCACTTTTTCGGGAACTGTTGGGTGACGGACAAAAATATGGTTGTTCTTTTACCTTTGCGGCGCAAGAATCCCCGAATGGTCTTGCGGAGGCATTCATCATTGGAGAAGACTTTATTGGCAGGGATAAGGTTGCCCTTATTTTGGGGGACAATATTTTTTATGGAGCCGGTTTGTCCAAACTATTGCAGGAAAATAGCGACCCAGAAGGGGGGGTCATTTATGCTTACAGGGTAAACGACCCACAGCGATATGGGGTGGTAGAATTTGACGAGGAAGGGAAAGCCATCAGTATAGAAGAGAAGCCCAAAAAACCCAAATCCAATTATGTAGTGCCGGGAATCTACTTTTACGATAATGATGTTGTCTCTATTGCCAAAAACATACAGCCCAGCAGTAGAGGAGAATTGGAGATTACGGATGTCAACAAAGCGTATTTAAAAAAGGGTAAGCTCAGCGTTAGTATATTGGACAGGGGAACTGCGTGGCTGGACACCGGGACATTTCAGGCTTTGATGCAAGCGTCACAATTTGTGGAGGTGATTGAAGAGCGCCAAGGGTTGATAACAGGATCAATTGAAGTAGCCGCCTATGAAATGGGTTATATCAATGAAAATCAGTTGAAAGAATTGGCCGAACCATTAATGAAGAGTGGTTACGGTAAAAGATTGTTGGGAATTTTGAATAAAGAAGAATGA